In Panacibacter ginsenosidivorans, the following proteins share a genomic window:
- a CDS encoding head GIN domain-containing protein yields MKKVFLFACLAITMNSFAIGKNIRGNGVLKSETREVGSFTGLSSGGPMSVEISYGTSTSLKIEGDENILPYIETYVKDGTLKIKVKDLNSVSPQIKLRVQVSMTSINAISQSGSGMISGNGNFENNGATDFSMSGSGRIELTFAKFNGANISMSGSGSIELKGSINGSLDMHQSGSGNINCINAPCDNATANISGSGTMKLNAAKSIDLRISGSGDIYYTGNASINSHISGSGHIHKI; encoded by the coding sequence ATGAAAAAAGTATTCCTGTTTGCATGTCTCGCAATAACGATGAACAGTTTTGCTATTGGTAAAAACATAAGAGGCAATGGTGTTCTTAAAAGTGAAACAAGAGAAGTTGGTTCTTTTACGGGCCTTTCATCAGGCGGGCCGATGAGTGTGGAGATTTCATATGGCACATCTACTAGTCTAAAGATCGAAGGAGATGAAAATATTTTGCCATACATTGAAACTTATGTAAAGGATGGCACACTAAAAATAAAAGTGAAAGATTTAAATTCCGTTAGTCCGCAAATAAAGTTAAGGGTACAGGTAAGTATGACATCAATCAATGCCATCTCACAAAGTGGCAGCGGCATGATCAGTGGTAATGGCAACTTTGAAAATAATGGCGCTACTGATTTTAGCATGTCTGGCTCTGGCAGGATAGAACTTACGTTTGCAAAATTCAATGGCGCCAATATTTCTATGAGCGGCAGCGGATCAATTGAATTAAAAGGCAGCATCAACGGCAGTCTCGATATGCACCAGAGTGGCAGCGGAAATATTAACTGCATCAATGCTCCCTGCGATAATGCAACTGCAAACATCAGTGGCAGCGGTACCATGAAATTGAATGCAGCAAAATCAATTGATCTGCGTATCAGCGGCAGCGGTGATATTTATTATACAGGTAATGCATCAATCAATTCGCATATATCAGGTAGTGGACATATCCATAAAATATAA
- a CDS encoding sterol desaturase family protein: MNEIINYFQTIPSLHRALILAGGITFFWLLESGVPLFRFGYNKWKHAGVNFFFTFTTLVINFGFAILIVLSSDWCIAHHVGLLQWINMPLWLEMIAGLLLLDLVGAYTIHLIEHKVKWMWKFHMVHHADTYVDTTTANRHHPGESVFRAVFAIIAVWVTGAPIWLVMLYQSLSVVLSQFNHANINMPEWLDRPLRYIIVTPNMHRIHHHFVRPQTDSNYSNIFSVWDRLFGTYNNTPMKDIRYGLDVLQNKNDVNIVTMLKIPFDKNIKTDY, from the coding sequence ATGAACGAGATCATTAATTATTTTCAAACTATCCCTTCATTGCACCGCGCATTGATATTAGCGGGCGGAATTACTTTTTTCTGGCTGCTTGAAAGTGGTGTTCCCCTATTTCGTTTTGGTTACAACAAATGGAAACATGCAGGCGTAAATTTCTTCTTCACCTTCACAACCCTCGTTATAAATTTTGGATTTGCAATACTGATCGTTTTATCAAGCGACTGGTGTATTGCTCACCATGTTGGATTACTTCAATGGATCAATATGCCTTTGTGGCTTGAAATGATCGCTGGTTTATTGCTGCTTGATCTTGTTGGCGCATACACCATTCATCTTATAGAACACAAAGTAAAATGGATGTGGAAATTTCACATGGTGCATCATGCAGATACCTATGTTGATACTACAACAGCCAATCGTCATCATCCCGGTGAAAGTGTTTTTCGTGCTGTGTTTGCTATCATCGCTGTATGGGTTACCGGTGCACCTATCTGGCTGGTGATGTTGTATCAGAGTTTAAGTGTCGTGTTGTCGCAGTTTAATCATGCAAACATTAACATGCCCGAATGGTTAGATAGACCTTTGCGTTATATAATTGTAACACCAAATATGCATCGCATACATCATCACTTTGTGCGGCCTCAAACAGACAGCAACTACAGTAATATTTTTTCTGTGTGGGACAGGCTCTTTGGCACGTACAATAATACACCGATGAAAGATATTCGCTATGGCCTCGATGTATTGCAAAATAAAAATGATGTGAACATTGTTACTATGCTAAAAATTCCCTTCGATAAAAATATAAAAACAGATTATTGA
- a CDS encoding glyoxalase superfamily protein, translating to MSFESIVPILYSSDITRSINYYTNELAFDDSWKWDEPTTFGGVSKDCVRLFFCLNAQGSPGTWIAINLDNVDEYYEIIKARGAKILSPPGDKEWFMREMLVEDPDGHIIRFGHGTE from the coding sequence ATGTCATTCGAAAGCATCGTACCAATATTATATTCATCAGATATTACAAGAAGTATTAACTATTATACGAACGAGCTTGCATTCGATGATAGCTGGAAGTGGGATGAACCAACAACATTCGGCGGCGTATCCAAAGATTGTGTTCGCTTATTTTTTTGTTTGAATGCACAGGGAAGCCCCGGAACATGGATCGCTATTAACCTTGATAATGTTGATGAATATTACGAGATCATCAAAGCAAGGGGTGCAAAAATATTATCTCCACCAGGCGATAAAGAATGGTTTATGAGAGAGATGCTGGTTGAAGACCCCGATGGACATATCATCAGGTTTGGCCATGGTACTGAATAA
- a CDS encoding VOC family protein: MQDKAIPTSIAPWISVKGSAKAIAFYKTAFGAIETYHLEDPGGGIVSKLSADGADFWISIEPGDDAAQPHDEERIRMILTVTNPDAVFAKAIAAGATEVFPVGEEYGWRLGRLVDPYGHHWEIGRPLE, translated from the coding sequence ATGCAGGATAAAGCCATTCCCACTTCCATTGCGCCGTGGATATCTGTAAAAGGCAGCGCAAAAGCAATTGCATTTTATAAAACTGCATTTGGTGCAATAGAAACGTATCATCTTGAAGATCCAGGTGGTGGCATTGTTTCCAAACTTTCTGCAGACGGTGCAGATTTTTGGATCAGTATTGAGCCAGGTGATGATGCAGCACAACCACATGATGAAGAAAGGATTCGCATGATCTTAACGGTAACTAATCCTGACGCAGTCTTCGCAAAAGCAATTGCAGCAGGAGCTACAGAAGTATTCCCTGTTGGCGAAGAGTATGGCTGGAGATTAGGACGCTTGGTTGATCCTTACGGGCATCACTGGGAGATAGGCAGACCACTCGAATAA
- a CDS encoding phytanoyl-CoA dioxygenase family protein produces MSTVLSDKDIAQFINEGYVKLENVFSEATAEEARNILWKDAGCDPNDASTWTKPVVRLGDYAQEPFRKAVNNEMLHTAFNQLVGKGRWLPRNSLGTFPVRFPSNEEPNDTGWHVEASFPGDDPQDYFSWRINVHSKGRVLLMLFLFSEITKDDAPTRIKPGSHISVAKILQPYGDKGLSFLELAQKLNATASVYDVLATGKPGTVYLCHPFLVHAAQPHHGKNVRFMAQPPLLPVADLQPERSDGNYSPMETAIRKGLE; encoded by the coding sequence ATGAGTACTGTATTAAGTGATAAAGACATTGCACAATTCATTAATGAAGGATATGTAAAACTCGAAAATGTTTTTTCTGAAGCAACTGCAGAAGAAGCAAGAAATATTTTATGGAAAGATGCGGGCTGCGACCCAAATGATGCAAGCACATGGACAAAGCCGGTGGTAAGGCTTGGAGATTATGCACAGGAGCCATTTAGAAAAGCGGTGAATAATGAAATGTTGCATACGGCATTCAATCAGCTTGTTGGTAAAGGAAGATGGTTGCCGAGAAATAGTTTAGGAACATTCCCTGTTCGGTTTCCTTCTAATGAAGAACCAAATGATACTGGCTGGCATGTAGAAGCAAGTTTTCCCGGAGATGACCCGCAGGATTATTTTTCATGGAGAATAAATGTGCATTCAAAAGGCAGGGTATTACTGATGTTGTTCCTGTTCTCCGAAATAACAAAAGATGACGCACCTACCAGAATAAAACCGGGTTCGCATATTTCCGTTGCAAAAATATTGCAGCCTTATGGCGATAAAGGTTTATCCTTTTTAGAACTCGCTCAAAAATTAAATGCAACTGCATCGGTTTATGATGTGTTAGCGACAGGCAAACCCGGAACTGTTTATTTATGTCATCCTTTCCTGGTGCATGCTGCACAGCCGCATCATGGAAAGAATGTGAGATTCATGGCGCAACCTCCGTTACTACCCGTCGCAGATCTGCAACCAGAAAGATCAGACGGGAATTACTCACCGATGGAAACCGCTATCAGGAAAGGACTTGAGTGA
- a CDS encoding alpha-L-fucosidase, producing the protein MKRILCILSLLFCATLINAQTYHANWQSLDTRPVPEWYRNSKFGIFIHWGVYAVPGFTSKGNYSEWYQYAMEHGDSATKAYHKANYGNNTYYQFADHFTADLFNPDEWAKLFEASGAKYIVLTSKHHDGFALWPSKDATRDWGFPWNAVDAGPHRDLLGDLFAAVRKTSVHPGMYFSLYEWFNPIWLKDHQQYATQHAWPQMLDLINTYKPDVFWTDGEWDESDTTWQSTKFLAWLYNESPVKNSVVTFDRWGRGIRFKHGQVFTPEYQPELDFADHYFEENRGMGFSYGYNRNEDAWDYNTAQSLVLQLVDKVSRGGNFLLDVGPDEHGKIPPIMQERLLQIGDWMKVNNECIYNTVRWKNTCQWSEGKTDYKPVRKEGDFRASGDYMLKLTIDPDPGYAVKEFFFTYNPTANNLYAVFAQYPSNKKLLLKNIKLPKATNISFLATKEKLTWKQTGNNVEVTLPDYDPNKIKAPYAYVIKIEGYGK; encoded by the coding sequence ATGAAAAGAATACTCTGCATTTTATCATTGCTCTTTTGCGCAACACTTATTAATGCACAAACGTACCATGCGAACTGGCAAAGCCTTGACACAAGGCCTGTTCCGGAGTGGTACCGCAACAGTAAATTCGGCATTTTTATACACTGGGGTGTATATGCAGTGCCAGGGTTTACCTCAAAAGGAAATTATTCTGAGTGGTACCAATACGCAATGGAACATGGCGACAGCGCTACCAAAGCATATCATAAAGCAAACTATGGCAACAATACTTACTACCAGTTTGCAGATCATTTTACAGCAGATCTTTTTAACCCTGATGAATGGGCTAAACTTTTTGAAGCATCAGGCGCAAAATATATTGTGCTTACTTCCAAGCATCATGATGGTTTTGCCTTATGGCCAAGCAAAGATGCAACACGTGATTGGGGATTTCCCTGGAATGCAGTGGATGCGGGCCCTCACAGGGATTTGCTCGGCGATCTTTTTGCAGCAGTAAGAAAAACTTCTGTACATCCCGGTATGTATTTTTCTTTATACGAATGGTTCAACCCAATCTGGTTAAAAGATCATCAGCAATATGCAACACAACATGCATGGCCGCAAATGCTTGATCTTATAAACACATATAAGCCTGATGTTTTCTGGACAGATGGTGAATGGGATGAATCTGATACCACATGGCAGTCAACAAAGTTTCTTGCATGGTTATACAATGAAAGCCCGGTAAAAAACAGCGTGGTTACTTTTGACAGGTGGGGCCGCGGTATTCGTTTTAAACATGGCCAGGTCTTTACGCCGGAATATCAACCAGAGCTTGATTTTGCTGATCATTATTTTGAAGAGAACCGCGGCATGGGTTTCTCGTATGGCTACAACCGCAATGAAGATGCATGGGATTATAATACAGCGCAATCACTCGTATTGCAATTGGTTGATAAGGTTAGTCGTGGTGGAAATTTTTTACTGGATGTTGGTCCGGATGAACATGGAAAAATTCCACCAATCATGCAGGAGCGTTTGTTGCAGATCGGCGACTGGATGAAAGTAAACAATGAGTGCATTTATAATACGGTGCGCTGGAAAAATACCTGCCAGTGGAGTGAGGGAAAAACAGATTACAAACCTGTGCGCAAGGAAGGTGATTTCAGAGCAAGCGGAGATTACATGTTGAAACTTACCATTGATCCCGATCCGGGTTATGCAGTGAAAGAATTTTTCTTTACTTACAATCCAACTGCAAATAATCTGTACGCTGTTTTTGCACAGTATCCTTCCAATAAAAAGTTATTGCTGAAAAATATTAAGTTGCCAAAAGCAACCAATATTAGTTTCCTTGCTACTAAAGAGA